Proteins from a genomic interval of Microbacterium phyllosphaerae:
- a CDS encoding carboxyl transferase domain-containing protein — protein MPATQQSLAAELHHRLTVVAQGGPQASRDRHVARGKLLPRERVARLLDEGSPFVEIAPLAADGLYGGEAPAAGVIAGIGLVHGRHVMVVCNDATVKGGTYYPLTVKKHLRAQEIALENCLPCLYLVDSGGAFLPKQDEVFPDREHFGRIFFNQARMSAEGIPQLAAVLGSCTAGGAYVPAMSDETVIVRDQGTIFLGGPPLVKAAIGEVVSAEELGGGELHARRSGVVDHLAEDDEHALEILRDIVATLPAPHRPAWEVHDSRPPAELGSLYDVVPVDVNAAYDVHEVIDRLIDADSLREFKAEYGKTLITGFARLHGHPVGIVANNGVLFSESALKGAHFIELCDQRGIPLLFLQNITGFMVGSDAEAGGIAKDGAKMVTAVASTRVPKLTVIIGGSFGAGNYSMCGRAYSPRFLWTWPASRISVMGGAQAASVLSTVKSDQLASRGEDWSSEERASFETPIREQYETQGEPYYATARLWDDGIIDPAETRDLLGLALDVVARTPLPEPRFGLFRM, from the coding sequence ATGCCCGCAACCCAGCAGTCTCTCGCTGCCGAGCTGCACCACCGGCTGACGGTCGTCGCTCAGGGTGGGCCGCAGGCCTCTCGTGACCGTCATGTCGCGCGCGGAAAGCTCCTGCCGCGTGAGCGCGTGGCCCGACTTCTCGATGAGGGGAGCCCCTTCGTCGAGATCGCTCCGCTGGCGGCCGACGGTCTGTACGGGGGAGAAGCACCCGCGGCAGGCGTGATCGCAGGCATCGGCCTCGTGCACGGGCGGCACGTGATGGTCGTCTGCAACGACGCCACGGTCAAGGGCGGCACCTACTACCCCCTGACGGTGAAGAAACACCTGCGCGCGCAGGAGATCGCCCTGGAGAACTGTCTGCCCTGCCTGTATCTGGTCGACTCGGGCGGGGCCTTCCTCCCCAAGCAGGATGAGGTGTTCCCCGACCGCGAGCACTTCGGTCGGATCTTCTTCAACCAGGCCCGCATGTCGGCCGAGGGCATCCCACAGCTCGCGGCCGTCCTCGGCTCGTGCACGGCCGGCGGGGCGTATGTCCCCGCGATGAGCGACGAGACCGTGATCGTCCGAGACCAGGGCACGATCTTCCTCGGTGGACCACCCCTGGTGAAAGCGGCGATCGGCGAGGTCGTCTCGGCCGAGGAACTCGGCGGCGGCGAGCTGCATGCCCGACGCAGCGGCGTCGTCGACCACCTCGCGGAGGACGACGAGCACGCCCTCGAGATCCTGCGCGACATCGTCGCCACGCTTCCGGCCCCGCATCGGCCCGCCTGGGAGGTGCACGACAGCCGTCCGCCCGCGGAGCTCGGATCGCTCTATGACGTCGTTCCGGTCGACGTCAACGCGGCCTACGACGTGCACGAGGTCATCGATCGCCTGATCGACGCCGACAGCTTGCGCGAGTTCAAGGCGGAGTACGGGAAGACCCTCATCACCGGGTTCGCCAGGCTCCACGGCCACCCGGTCGGGATCGTCGCGAACAACGGAGTTCTCTTCAGCGAATCGGCGCTCAAAGGGGCACACTTCATCGAACTCTGCGATCAGCGCGGCATCCCGCTGCTGTTCCTGCAGAACATCACGGGTTTCATGGTCGGATCGGATGCCGAGGCCGGCGGGATCGCGAAGGACGGCGCGAAGATGGTGACGGCCGTGGCGAGTACGCGGGTGCCCAAGCTCACGGTGATCATCGGCGGATCCTTCGGCGCGGGCAACTACTCGATGTGCGGCAGGGCCTACTCTCCGCGGTTCCTGTGGACCTGGCCGGCCAGCAGGATATCCGTGATGGGCGGTGCGCAGGCAGCCTCCGTGCTCTCCACCGTCAAGAGCGACCAGCTCGCCTCCCGGGGCGAAGACTGGAGTTCTGAGGAACGGGCATCATTCGAGACGCCCATCCGCGAGCAGTACGAGACGCAGGGCGAGCCGTACTACGCGACCGCCCGGCTCTGGGACGACGGAATCATCGACCCCGCGGAGACACGCGACCTCCTCGGCCTCGCTCTCGACGTGGTGGCACGCACCCCATTGCCCGAACCGCGCTTCGGCCTCTTCCG
- a CDS encoding alpha-ketoacid dehydrogenase subunit beta has protein sequence MTELTLGKALGAGLRQAMRDDEKVVLLGEDIGKLGGVFRVTDGLLDEFGASRVIDTPLAESGIVGTAVGLAFRGYRPVVEIQFDGFVYPAFDQIVAQVAKLHYRTQGRVKMPITIRIPWAGGIGAAEHHSESPEAYFVHTAGLRVIAVSNPEDAYRSLRQAIASDDPVIFFEPKRLYHHKGDVDLDAPLADAAPMGLARVVRSGTDATLITYGAMVSTALQAAEAAEDEGTSLEVIDLRSLSPVDYDTIATSVRKTGRVVVAHEASREAGMAAEVIASITELCFEYLESAPLRVTGHDVPYPPAKLEKYHLPDLDRLLDAVDRVLDRPNSLTGADA, from the coding sequence GTGACCGAACTCACTCTCGGAAAGGCCCTGGGCGCCGGTCTCCGCCAGGCGATGCGCGACGATGAGAAGGTCGTCCTGCTCGGAGAGGACATCGGCAAGCTCGGCGGAGTGTTCCGCGTCACCGACGGGCTGCTCGATGAATTCGGAGCCTCGCGCGTGATCGACACCCCCCTCGCGGAGTCGGGCATCGTCGGCACCGCCGTCGGACTCGCCTTCCGCGGATACCGTCCGGTCGTCGAGATCCAGTTCGACGGATTCGTCTATCCCGCGTTCGACCAGATCGTCGCCCAGGTCGCGAAGCTCCACTACCGCACGCAGGGCCGGGTGAAGATGCCGATCACGATCCGCATCCCGTGGGCGGGCGGCATCGGTGCGGCGGAGCACCACTCCGAGTCGCCGGAGGCCTACTTCGTGCACACGGCGGGACTCCGCGTGATCGCGGTGTCGAATCCCGAGGACGCCTACCGGAGTCTGCGCCAGGCGATCGCGTCCGACGACCCGGTGATCTTCTTCGAGCCGAAGCGGCTGTACCACCACAAGGGCGACGTCGACCTCGACGCCCCGCTGGCGGACGCCGCGCCCATGGGCCTCGCCCGTGTGGTCCGGTCCGGCACGGATGCGACTCTGATCACGTACGGCGCCATGGTCTCCACGGCGCTGCAGGCAGCAGAGGCCGCCGAGGACGAGGGGACCTCCCTGGAGGTCATCGACCTGCGGTCGCTCTCGCCCGTCGACTACGACACGATCGCGACATCCGTCCGCAAGACGGGACGCGTGGTGGTGGCTCACGAGGCCTCGCGCGAGGCCGGTATGGCGGCAGAGGTCATCGCGAGCATCACGGAGCTCTGCTTCGAGTACCTCGAATCCGCGCCTCTCCGGGTCACGGGCCACGACGTGCCCTACCCGCCCGCGAAGCTCGAGAAGTACCATCTGCCGGATCTCGATCGCCTGCTCGACGCGGTCGACCGCGTGCTCGACCGCCCGAACAGTCTGACGGGAGCGGACGCATGA
- a CDS encoding TetR/AcrR family transcriptional regulator translates to MTSPVTARDRAKAERSDAILREAARLFADSGYNGVSLEDIGAAVGVSGPAVYRHFAGKQALLGAVLVKVSDDLVAGGTRVAAEGSTPEERMRALVAFHVDFALGHADVIRVHDRDVAQLDARDHAEVRRLQRAYIELWISTLAPLVDADADELRLRVQACFGLINSTPHSTRAAARQRSATATVLAAMAESALRAAI, encoded by the coding sequence ATGACAAGCCCCGTCACCGCGCGAGACCGCGCCAAGGCAGAGCGCTCCGACGCGATCCTCCGAGAAGCCGCACGACTCTTCGCCGACAGCGGATACAACGGCGTGAGCCTCGAAGACATCGGCGCAGCCGTCGGGGTGTCCGGCCCCGCTGTCTACCGCCATTTCGCAGGGAAGCAGGCGCTGCTCGGGGCCGTCCTCGTCAAGGTCAGCGACGACCTCGTCGCCGGCGGAACCCGCGTCGCCGCCGAAGGCTCGACCCCCGAGGAGCGGATGCGTGCGCTCGTCGCCTTCCACGTGGATTTCGCGCTCGGACATGCCGACGTGATCCGCGTGCACGACAGGGACGTGGCCCAGCTCGACGCCCGCGACCACGCCGAGGTGCGGCGTCTGCAGCGCGCCTACATCGAGCTGTGGATCAGCACGCTGGCCCCGCTCGTCGATGCCGATGCCGACGAGCTGCGGTTGCGCGTGCAGGCGTGCTTCGGGCTCATCAACTCCACCCCGCACAGCACCCGTGCGGCCGCCCGCCAGCGCTCCGCCACCGCGACAGTGCTCGCCGCGATGGCGGAGTCGGCGCTTCGCGCGGCTATCTGA
- a CDS encoding dihydrolipoamide acetyltransferase family protein — translation MIAEFRLPDLGEGLTEAEVIQWLVAPGDAVALNQTLAEVETAKAVVELPSPYEGVVSTLHAEAGETVAVGSPLIAFDVEGAEEAPATSSPAEEKAQPNLVGYGAAPSASGRPARRARRAGGSTPATDTAVLEAAPHDASPTVSVETVVERPRSTPPVRAHAKRLGVDLVLVAASVGDRVIRRDDIDDYAARTGIGSAETAPPRDVPAPELATLPHEALRETRIPIRGVRKHTAAAMVESAFTAPHVTVFHTVDVTATMDLLASLKEDRALSAHRIGPLAVVAKAVCLALGRTPGLNARWDESAGEIVQYHYVDLGIAAATERGLIVPNIRDAEALTLPGLADALRSLAETARAGKTSPAELSGGTFSISNIGVFGIDAGTPILPPGQSGILAVGAVRRQPWEYRGEIALRQVMTLSLSFDHRLVDGAEGATFLKDVADVLEEPGRAMLLR, via the coding sequence ATGATCGCCGAGTTCCGACTGCCCGACCTCGGTGAGGGACTGACCGAGGCGGAGGTCATCCAGTGGCTGGTCGCACCGGGCGACGCGGTGGCGCTGAACCAGACGCTCGCCGAGGTCGAGACCGCCAAGGCCGTGGTCGAACTGCCCTCGCCGTACGAGGGCGTCGTGTCGACACTGCACGCAGAGGCAGGGGAGACCGTCGCGGTCGGCTCGCCGCTGATCGCCTTCGATGTGGAGGGAGCCGAGGAGGCGCCCGCCACGAGTTCTCCCGCAGAGGAGAAGGCGCAGCCCAACCTCGTCGGGTACGGCGCCGCACCGTCGGCATCCGGTCGTCCCGCTCGCCGCGCACGGCGGGCGGGAGGTTCGACGCCGGCGACCGACACCGCGGTCCTCGAAGCGGCACCGCACGACGCATCTCCGACCGTGAGCGTCGAGACGGTCGTCGAACGTCCCCGCTCGACGCCGCCCGTGCGTGCTCACGCGAAGCGTCTGGGAGTCGATCTCGTCCTGGTGGCCGCTTCGGTGGGCGACCGCGTCATCCGGCGCGACGACATCGACGACTACGCGGCGCGCACCGGCATCGGCTCCGCGGAGACCGCCCCTCCGAGGGATGTGCCCGCTCCCGAGCTCGCGACGCTGCCGCACGAGGCATTGCGCGAGACCCGGATCCCGATCCGCGGGGTGCGCAAGCACACGGCGGCCGCGATGGTCGAGAGTGCGTTCACGGCGCCACACGTGACGGTGTTCCACACCGTGGACGTCACGGCCACCATGGATCTTCTCGCGTCGCTCAAAGAGGATCGGGCACTGTCAGCGCACCGGATCGGTCCGCTCGCCGTCGTCGCCAAGGCCGTGTGTCTGGCGCTGGGGCGGACACCGGGCCTGAACGCCCGATGGGACGAGTCCGCGGGAGAGATCGTCCAGTACCACTACGTCGATCTCGGTATCGCGGCGGCGACCGAGCGCGGTCTCATCGTGCCGAACATCCGCGACGCCGAGGCGCTCACCCTCCCGGGCCTCGCAGACGCGCTTCGTTCCCTCGCCGAGACGGCGCGTGCGGGGAAGACATCGCCCGCTGAGCTGTCGGGAGGCACGTTCTCGATCTCGAACATCGGTGTGTTCGGGATCGATGCCGGCACACCGATCCTGCCACCGGGGCAGTCCGGCATCCTCGCGGTGGGCGCGGTCAGACGTCAGCCGTGGGAGTACCGCGGCGAGATCGCGCTGCGCCAGGTGATGACGCTCAGTCTGTCGTTCGACCACCGTCTCGTCGACGGAGCGGAGGGAGCGACGTTCCTCAAGGACGTGGCCGACGTGCTGGAGGAGCCCGGGCGCGCGATGCTGCTCAGATAG